Proteins encoded in a region of the Desulfovermiculus halophilus DSM 18834 genome:
- a CDS encoding MATE family efflux transporter has product MTTIPNRPLTHAAHTTPAAEHAGSIWRLAWPQTLMMFFHFLIGFADVYVAGQIGDNVQAALGMITQILLFFLIIAIALANGSVSAVSQSLGAGKTVRAVRYINMVMGLVLVASLLLSVLAYPLRGLLLDLLRTPESIRVLASEFLAIYLCLLPVYYLLVASNAVFRAQKKVHIPLLSMILVTGLNAFSDFGLCFGLFGLPRLGAIGLAWATLISVSCGCLFNCLLLLKRGWIQPSAFPPLRWMKSALPYLWMVAWPAGLMQTLWQTAYLVLFAITASLPRGEVVAMAALAAGIRIESILFLPAFAFNMTASILVGHALGQIDPPQAKRIGTMTWALGCLLVSAMGIGVWLMVDPVAGLLTTKTQVQQEIASYLHFNVAAIPFTATSMILGGVFLGAGATRYTMMAIGGTVWCVRLPLAFILGHLVLGRASGIWAAMFISQFIQSLLMAWIFFRRDWTRFSMQAMKHKNSQSSTHS; this is encoded by the coding sequence ATGACCACCATCCCCAACCGCCCCCTGACCCACGCTGCCCACACCACCCCGGCCGCTGAGCACGCCGGTTCCATCTGGCGTCTGGCCTGGCCCCAGACCCTGATGATGTTCTTTCACTTCCTGATCGGGTTTGCTGACGTCTATGTGGCCGGCCAGATCGGGGACAATGTGCAGGCCGCCCTGGGCATGATCACCCAAATCCTGCTCTTTTTTCTGATCATCGCCATTGCCCTGGCCAACGGGTCGGTATCCGCGGTCAGCCAATCCCTCGGTGCAGGAAAGACAGTGCGGGCGGTGCGCTACATCAACATGGTCATGGGCCTGGTTCTGGTCGCGAGCCTGCTCCTTTCCGTCCTGGCCTATCCCCTGCGCGGCCTCCTTCTGGATCTTTTGCGCACCCCGGAATCCATCCGCGTGCTGGCCAGCGAGTTCCTGGCCATCTACCTCTGTCTCTTGCCGGTCTACTACCTGCTCGTGGCCAGCAATGCGGTATTTCGAGCCCAGAAGAAGGTGCACATCCCGCTATTGTCCATGATTCTGGTCACTGGATTAAACGCCTTCTCCGACTTCGGGCTGTGCTTCGGTCTGTTCGGCCTGCCCCGCCTCGGGGCAATAGGTCTGGCCTGGGCCACCTTGATTTCAGTCAGCTGCGGATGCCTGTTCAACTGCCTGCTGCTGCTCAAGCGCGGATGGATTCAGCCCTCGGCATTCCCTCCCCTGCGCTGGATGAAATCTGCGCTGCCCTATCTGTGGATGGTGGCCTGGCCCGCCGGACTGATGCAGACCCTGTGGCAGACCGCCTATCTGGTGCTGTTCGCCATCACCGCCAGCCTCCCCCGGGGCGAGGTCGTTGCCATGGCCGCTCTGGCTGCCGGAATCCGGATCGAATCCATTCTGTTTCTCCCCGCATTCGCCTTCAATATGACCGCCTCCATCCTGGTCGGTCATGCCCTGGGCCAGATCGATCCCCCTCAGGCTAAGCGGATCGGAACCATGACCTGGGCCCTGGGCTGTCTTCTGGTCTCGGCCATGGGAATCGGGGTCTGGTTGATGGTGGATCCGGTGGCCGGACTGCTGACCACCAAGACACAGGTCCAGCAGGAGATCGCCAGCTATCTGCACTTCAATGTCGCGGCCATCCCTTTTACTGCGACCAGCATGATCCTGGGCGGGGTTTTTCTCGGGGCCGGGGCCACCAGGTACACCATGATGGCCATCGGGGGAACGGTTTGGTGCGTTCGTCTCCCCTTGGCCTTTATCCTCGGGCACCTGGTTCTGGGCCGGGCTTCAGGGATCTGGGCCGCGATGTTCATCTCTCAGTTCATCCAGTCCCTGCTTATGGCCTGGATCTTCTTCCGCCGGGACTGGACCCGGTTCAGCATGCAGGCCATGAAACACAAAAACAGCCAGTCAAGCACGCATTCCTGA
- the aroC gene encoding chorismate synthase, with product MPGNTFGTMFRLTTFGESHGPSLGGVIDGCPAGLPLTEEDIQLELDKRKPGQGLSTSSRKEGDQIQILSGIFEGRTTGTSIGFLVPNQDQQSRDYDHLRTLYRPGHADFSYRQKYGLRDHRGGGRASARETVCRVAGGAVAQRLLQAYGVDILAYTRELGGIQAEVISPEEARNRPYFAPDPSVLELWQNKVEEVRKMGDSLGGIVEIAAMNVPPGLGEPVFDKLDARLSYAMMGVGAVKAVEIGAGRDAAELMGSQNNDPLRREGFTKNDAGGMLGGISTGQPIIARATVKPIPSIALPQQTLNEQGEEITFTTKGRHDVSAIPRIIPVLKAMVSLVLADMLLMHQSSRLHQ from the coding sequence ATGCCCGGCAATACTTTCGGCACCATGTTTCGGCTGACTACCTTTGGCGAGTCCCATGGACCCAGCCTGGGCGGGGTCATCGATGGCTGTCCGGCGGGACTCCCGCTGACCGAAGAAGACATTCAGCTCGAGCTGGACAAGCGCAAGCCCGGACAGGGGCTGTCCACATCCTCCAGAAAGGAAGGAGACCAGATCCAGATCCTGTCCGGAATCTTTGAAGGACGGACAACCGGGACATCCATCGGCTTTCTGGTTCCCAACCAGGATCAGCAGTCCAGGGACTACGATCACCTGCGCACCCTGTACCGCCCGGGCCACGCCGACTTCAGCTACCGGCAGAAATACGGTCTCCGGGATCACCGGGGAGGGGGCCGGGCCTCGGCCCGGGAGACGGTCTGCCGGGTCGCCGGCGGGGCTGTGGCCCAGCGTCTGCTCCAGGCATACGGCGTGGACATCCTGGCCTACACCCGGGAGCTGGGCGGGATTCAAGCTGAGGTCATCTCCCCGGAAGAAGCCAGGAACCGGCCGTATTTCGCTCCTGATCCTTCTGTTCTCGAACTGTGGCAGAACAAGGTGGAAGAGGTGCGCAAAATGGGGGACAGTCTGGGGGGCATCGTTGAGATCGCCGCCATGAACGTACCCCCCGGCTTGGGCGAGCCGGTGTTCGATAAGCTGGATGCCAGACTGAGCTACGCCATGATGGGCGTGGGGGCGGTCAAAGCGGTGGAAATAGGCGCCGGACGCGATGCGGCCGAACTCATGGGCAGCCAGAATAACGATCCCCTGCGGCGGGAAGGATTCACCAAGAACGACGCCGGAGGGATGCTTGGCGGCATATCCACAGGACAGCCGATCATTGCCCGGGCCACGGTCAAGCCGATCCCATCCATCGCCCTCCCCCAGCAGACCCTCAACGAACAGGGCGAAGAAATCACCTTCACCACCAAAGGCCGGCACGATGTCAGCGCCATCCCCAGAATCATCCCCGTGCTCAAGGCCATGGTCAGCCTGGTCCTGGCCGATATGCTGCTCATGCACCAGAGCAGCAGGTTGCACCAATAA
- a CDS encoding TrmH family RNA methyltransferase, which yields MRQITEHRKQRIRDVLSRRQPDLTLVMDNIHDPHNVSAVLRSCDAFGVQSVHLYYTREEFPRPGRKSSASASKWVDLHRHTSSEELAGALRSRSMSILGARFSPQAVPVHTQDLARPTAIVLGNEHQGVSPELVPLLDGEVYIPMQGMVESLNVSVAGAVMLYESWRQRNQQGMYDQPALAPADLGRLFAQWAQK from the coding sequence ATGCGTCAGATCACCGAGCACAGAAAACAACGGATCCGGGACGTCCTCAGCCGGCGCCAGCCGGACCTTACCCTGGTCATGGACAACATCCACGACCCGCACAATGTCTCGGCTGTGCTTCGCAGCTGCGACGCCTTTGGGGTACAAAGCGTCCACCTGTACTACACCAGGGAAGAGTTTCCCCGTCCGGGACGAAAAAGCTCGGCCTCAGCCAGCAAATGGGTGGACCTGCACAGGCATACCAGCTCTGAAGAGCTGGCCGGGGCGCTTCGCTCCCGCTCTATGTCCATCCTCGGGGCCAGGTTCAGCCCCCAAGCCGTCCCTGTCCACACCCAGGACCTTGCCCGACCCACGGCTATTGTCCTGGGCAATGAACACCAGGGGGTCAGTCCGGAGCTGGTTCCCCTCCTGGACGGTGAGGTGTACATCCCGATGCAGGGAATGGTGGAAAGCCTCAATGTCTCGGTAGCCGGAGCTGTCATGCTCTATGAGTCCTGGCGGCAGCGGAATCAGCAGGGTATGTACGACCAGCCGGCCCTTGCTCCGGCGGATCTGGGCCGGCTCTTTGCCCAATGGGCACAAAAGTGA
- the dut gene encoding dUTP diphosphatase: MSASVNVNVRYMHPVWSESALTYSTQDSVGLDLRACFDQAALTLKPGRRQAIPAGVAIEILTPGIAGFIFSRSGLGTKEGLVVSQGVGVIDPDYRGEIIVSLRNTSRTERTIDQGQRIAQLLFLPAFQARLFAVDQLSETSRGQGGFGHTGH, encoded by the coding sequence ATGAGCGCATCCGTGAACGTCAACGTCCGCTATATGCACCCAGTCTGGTCCGAGTCCGCCTTGACCTACAGCACCCAGGATTCTGTGGGTCTGGACCTGCGGGCCTGCTTCGATCAGGCCGCCCTGACCCTCAAGCCCGGCAGGCGGCAGGCGATACCGGCCGGAGTGGCCATAGAGATCCTGACTCCCGGGATCGCCGGATTCATCTTTTCCCGCAGCGGACTGGGGACCAAGGAAGGACTGGTGGTCAGTCAGGGGGTGGGAGTCATCGACCCGGACTACAGGGGGGAAATCATCGTTTCCCTGCGCAACACCTCCCGGACCGAGCGGACCATTGACCAGGGCCAGCGCATAGCCCAGCTCCTGTTCCTCCCCGCCTTTCAGGCCCGGTTGTTTGCCGTGGACCAGCTGTCCGAGACATCCCGGGGCCAAGGCGGATTCGGCCACACCGGGCATTAA